From Leifsonia sp. fls2-241-R2A-40a, one genomic window encodes:
- a CDS encoding alkyl sulfatase dimerization domain-containing protein, whose protein sequence is MQQNDPSGSVREAHRTLSEHLPFDDTTDFDNAERGWLGSLDDSAIQNEAGDVVWDASTFAFLDGDAPESVNPSLWRQGKLVLKNGLFEVADGLYQVRGLDLSVMSFIEGDTGVIIVDPLLTKETGAAALSLYRKHRGDRPIHAVIFTHSHLDHFGGVLGIISAEDVTEGRVQVIAPSGFLEHAISENVYAGTAMARRAGYMYGAVLDRSPKGQVGAGLGLTLSTGETTLLVPSLDVGATGETHTIDGVDIEFQMAPNTEAPSEMHFYVPRYNALCMAENATHNLHNLLTLRGALVRDPHEWSRYLNEAIERYGDKADVLFTSHHWPTWGKDNILHFLRVQRDLYGYLHDQTLRLLNQGLTGAEIAEEITLPPSLEKEWSTHGYYGSVSHNVKAIYQRYLGWFDGNPARLWPHPPKQQAERYVKALGGTDRVVELAQDAYDEGDYRWAATLLDHAVFAEPDNASAKGLYADTLEQLAYGSENATWRNFFLSGATELRDGNFGTPTTASAPAVLAQLTPEQLLDSIAITVNGPKAWDLDLSLDITFSDLHRSFNVALSNGALIYTEKEPTGEAQLHLTLTKPRFLALLGGDTSAEGLTVDGDGGVLATLTGVLEPGDPDFNIVLP, encoded by the coding sequence ATGCAGCAGAACGACCCGTCAGGTTCAGTCCGTGAAGCGCATCGCACACTGAGCGAGCATCTCCCGTTCGATGACACGACCGACTTCGACAACGCCGAGCGAGGATGGCTCGGGTCTCTCGATGACTCGGCGATCCAGAACGAAGCCGGCGACGTCGTGTGGGATGCTTCGACTTTCGCCTTCCTGGACGGGGACGCACCGGAATCGGTGAACCCCAGCCTGTGGCGGCAAGGCAAGCTGGTGCTGAAGAACGGCCTGTTCGAGGTCGCTGACGGCCTCTACCAGGTACGCGGCCTGGATCTGTCGGTGATGTCGTTCATCGAGGGCGACACGGGCGTGATCATCGTCGACCCGCTGCTGACGAAGGAGACCGGTGCTGCCGCGCTCTCCTTGTACCGCAAGCACCGCGGCGACCGGCCGATTCACGCGGTGATCTTCACGCACAGCCACCTGGACCACTTCGGAGGCGTGCTCGGTATCATCAGCGCTGAGGATGTCACCGAGGGCCGCGTGCAGGTGATCGCCCCGTCCGGCTTCCTGGAGCACGCGATCTCCGAGAACGTCTACGCCGGAACCGCGATGGCCCGCCGCGCCGGGTACATGTACGGGGCAGTGCTGGACCGCAGCCCCAAGGGACAGGTCGGCGCGGGCCTCGGACTCACCCTCTCCACCGGTGAGACGACCCTGCTGGTGCCCTCGCTCGACGTCGGCGCGACCGGTGAGACGCACACGATCGACGGCGTGGACATCGAGTTCCAGATGGCGCCGAACACCGAGGCGCCGTCCGAGATGCACTTCTACGTGCCCCGCTACAACGCCCTCTGCATGGCAGAGAACGCCACTCACAACCTTCACAACCTGCTCACTCTGCGCGGCGCTCTCGTCCGGGACCCCCATGAGTGGTCGCGGTACCTGAACGAAGCGATCGAACGCTACGGCGACAAGGCCGACGTCCTCTTCACCTCCCACCACTGGCCCACCTGGGGCAAGGACAACATCCTGCATTTCCTGCGGGTGCAGCGCGACCTCTACGGATACCTCCACGACCAGACCCTGCGGCTTCTGAACCAGGGACTCACCGGCGCGGAGATCGCCGAGGAGATCACCCTCCCGCCGTCGCTGGAGAAGGAGTGGAGCACGCACGGCTACTACGGCTCCGTCTCCCACAACGTGAAGGCGATCTACCAGCGCTACCTCGGCTGGTTCGACGGCAACCCCGCCCGACTGTGGCCGCACCCGCCGAAGCAGCAGGCCGAACGTTACGTGAAAGCGCTCGGCGGTACTGATCGAGTGGTCGAGCTCGCGCAGGATGCGTATGACGAAGGCGACTACCGCTGGGCCGCGACCCTTCTCGACCACGCCGTGTTCGCCGAACCCGACAATGCGTCGGCCAAAGGCCTGTACGCGGACACGCTCGAGCAGCTCGCCTACGGCTCCGAGAACGCCACCTGGCGCAACTTCTTCCTCTCCGGAGCGACCGAGCTCCGCGACGGAAACTTCGGGACACCGACCACCGCCTCGGCTCCGGCGGTGCTCGCCCAGCTCACCCCGGAGCAGCTACTGGACTCGATCGCCATCACCGTCAACGGGCCGAAAGCGTGGGACCTCGACCTGTCCCTGGACATCACGTTCAGCGACCTGCATCGCAGCTTCAACGTCGCCCTGAGCAACGGCGCCCTGATCTACACCGAGAAGGAACCGACCGGCGAAGCACAGCTGCACCTCACGCTCACCAAACCTCGATTCCTCGCACTGCTCGGAGGCGACACGTCAGCCGAAGGACTCACGGTTGACGGTGACGGCGGCGTGCTCGCCACGCTCACCGGCGTGCTCGAGCCGGGCGACCCGGACTTCAACATCGTTCTGCCATAG
- a CDS encoding MarR family transcriptional regulator, protein MIRDGRDASIDRVQRELTTVGRRGTARIRRENEAISAVDRSLLAYIRSHPGCRAVEIAAHFQLNRSTVSRQLGALLDHGLVTAAGTAAPSTGRGVALHLTPEGESVLTSAAELLHRDMTERFAEWTEEEIEQFARLLERYNGNAGNSVEH, encoded by the coding sequence ATGATCAGGGACGGGCGCGACGCATCCATCGACCGGGTCCAGCGCGAGCTGACCACGGTCGGGCGCCGCGGCACGGCCCGCATCCGCCGCGAGAACGAGGCGATCTCGGCGGTCGACCGGTCACTCCTCGCCTACATCCGCAGTCACCCGGGATGCCGGGCGGTGGAGATCGCGGCGCACTTCCAGCTCAATCGCTCGACGGTCTCCCGCCAGCTCGGCGCACTGCTCGACCACGGACTGGTCACCGCGGCGGGGACCGCTGCGCCGTCCACCGGACGGGGCGTCGCCCTCCACCTCACCCCCGAGGGCGAAAGCGTGCTCACCTCGGCCGCGGAACTGCTGCACCGGGACATGACCGAACGGTTCGCCGAGTGGACGGAGGAGGAGATCGAGCAGTTCGCCCGCCTCCTCGAACGGTACAACGGCAACGCTGGGAACTCCGTCGAACACTGA
- a CDS encoding arylsulfatase: MTREFRGKIELDVRDSTPDWEAFLPPKTPEGAPNVLLVLYDDTGQAAWSPYGGRIQMPTMERLAANGLTYTQWHTTALCSPTRSTLLTGRNHHSNGFATISESSTGFPGYNSHIPPTNATMANVLRDAGWATFWVGKNHNVPIDEWTAGASKKNWPLAQGFDRFYGFIGGETNNWFPSLAEDNHYIDQPYLPEQGYHLSKDLADQALHMLRDVRQTEPGKPWYLWFCPGANHAPHHAPQEYIDKYKGVFDDGYEAYREWVLPRMIERGLLPEGTELTEINPMPPGTFTQTDEVRPWDTLDDEEKALFSRMAEVYAGFSEYTDAQVGRIIDYLEESGRLENTLVIYCADNGASGEGSPNGSVNEGKVFGGYPDDLEQNLSMKDRLGSPDTYNHYPTGWATAFSTPYRMFKRYTYQGGVCDPLVISWPKGIAARGEVRNQYHHSTDIVATILDVCGVEMPDTYAGVEQRPLDGVPMTYSFETDGATTKETQYYEMLGSRGIWHDGWKAVAEHGPTSGMSGFDRDVWQLFHTDVDRSEAHDLAAEHPDKVEELKALWLEEAKRNFVLPLNDLQIIGNAKDFETFIGMEFKVPVPPSGQYTYYPGTSEVPERSAANTHGVSYKVLAEVETTADAQGVIFAHGSRFGGHSLFLKDGRVTYVYNFLGIPPENVISAPVPEPGRHILGVSFTKERTGDYREAIGPLALYIDDEKVAEQEIRTVLGHFSLCGEGLCIGYDGGDAVSDAYGGSRFDFTGGEIVKVVFDIADDAYVDVEGHLAAAMARD; encoded by the coding sequence ATGACGCGGGAGTTCCGGGGCAAGATCGAGTTGGATGTGCGGGACTCGACGCCCGACTGGGAGGCGTTCCTCCCACCGAAGACGCCGGAGGGCGCGCCCAACGTGCTGCTAGTGCTCTACGACGACACCGGACAGGCCGCGTGGTCACCGTACGGCGGTCGCATCCAGATGCCCACGATGGAGCGCCTCGCCGCCAACGGGCTCACCTACACGCAGTGGCACACGACCGCTCTGTGCTCGCCGACACGGTCGACCCTGCTGACCGGGCGCAACCATCACTCCAACGGCTTCGCCACGATCTCCGAATCGTCGACCGGCTTCCCGGGCTACAACTCCCACATCCCGCCTACCAACGCGACCATGGCGAACGTCCTCCGTGACGCCGGCTGGGCGACCTTCTGGGTCGGAAAGAACCACAACGTCCCGATCGACGAGTGGACCGCGGGCGCCTCCAAGAAGAACTGGCCGCTCGCTCAGGGTTTCGACCGCTTCTACGGTTTCATCGGCGGCGAGACCAACAACTGGTTCCCGTCGCTCGCCGAGGACAACCACTACATCGACCAGCCGTACCTCCCCGAGCAGGGCTACCACCTCTCGAAGGATCTCGCCGACCAGGCGCTCCACATGCTGCGGGATGTGCGGCAGACCGAGCCGGGCAAGCCCTGGTACCTCTGGTTCTGCCCGGGAGCGAACCACGCGCCGCACCATGCGCCCCAGGAGTACATCGACAAGTACAAGGGCGTCTTCGACGACGGCTACGAGGCGTATCGGGAGTGGGTGCTCCCGCGCATGATCGAGCGCGGCCTCCTGCCGGAGGGGACCGAGCTGACCGAGATCAACCCGATGCCGCCCGGGACCTTCACCCAGACCGACGAGGTGCGGCCCTGGGACACCCTCGACGATGAGGAGAAGGCACTCTTCAGCCGGATGGCAGAGGTCTACGCGGGCTTCTCGGAGTACACCGACGCGCAGGTCGGCCGGATCATCGACTACCTGGAGGAGTCCGGTCGGCTCGAGAACACCCTCGTCATCTACTGCGCCGACAACGGGGCCTCCGGCGAGGGCAGCCCCAACGGCTCCGTCAACGAAGGCAAGGTGTTCGGCGGGTATCCGGACGATCTCGAGCAGAACCTGAGCATGAAGGACCGGCTCGGATCCCCGGACACCTACAACCACTACCCGACGGGATGGGCGACGGCGTTCTCGACCCCGTACCGGATGTTCAAGCGCTACACCTACCAGGGCGGCGTGTGCGATCCGCTCGTCATCTCGTGGCCGAAGGGCATCGCCGCACGCGGCGAGGTGCGCAACCAGTACCACCACTCCACCGACATCGTCGCGACGATCCTCGACGTCTGCGGCGTCGAGATGCCGGATACGTACGCGGGCGTCGAGCAGCGCCCGCTCGACGGCGTCCCGATGACCTACAGTTTCGAGACGGACGGAGCGACCACCAAGGAGACGCAGTACTACGAGATGCTCGGCAGCCGCGGCATCTGGCACGACGGCTGGAAGGCGGTCGCGGAGCACGGGCCGACCAGCGGGATGAGCGGCTTCGACCGCGACGTGTGGCAGCTGTTCCACACCGACGTCGACCGGTCGGAGGCGCACGACCTCGCAGCCGAGCATCCCGACAAGGTGGAAGAGCTGAAGGCCCTCTGGCTCGAGGAGGCGAAACGCAACTTCGTCCTCCCGCTCAACGACCTGCAGATCATCGGCAATGCCAAGGACTTCGAGACGTTCATCGGCATGGAGTTCAAGGTGCCGGTGCCGCCGAGCGGCCAGTACACCTACTATCCGGGAACGAGCGAGGTCCCGGAGCGCTCGGCCGCGAACACGCACGGAGTCTCGTACAAGGTGCTCGCGGAGGTGGAGACGACGGCCGACGCCCAGGGGGTGATCTTCGCCCACGGCTCGCGGTTCGGCGGGCACTCGCTGTTCCTGAAGGATGGCCGGGTGACGTACGTCTACAACTTCCTCGGCATCCCACCGGAGAACGTCATCTCGGCGCCGGTCCCGGAACCCGGGCGGCACATCCTCGGAGTCTCGTTCACCAAGGAGCGCACGGGCGACTACCGGGAGGCGATCGGCCCGCTGGCCCTCTACATCGACGACGAGAAGGTGGCGGAACAGGAGATCCGGACGGTGCTCGGGCACTTCTCGCTGTGCGGCGAGGGACTCTGCATCGGCTACGACGGCGGAGACGCGGTCTCGGACGCGTACGGCGGCTCGCGGTTCGACTTCACGGGCGGCGAGATCGTCAAGGTCGTGTTCGACATCGCCGACGACGCCTATGTGGATGTGGAGGGGCACCTGGCTGCGGCCATGGCGCGGGACTGA
- a CDS encoding SulP family inorganic anion transporter — protein sequence MGSGTRPSRPSRAGASTWLLPTLAGYRRSSLGRDVVAGVSAGAVVVPQAMAYATIANLPVEVGLYTASVPMLVYALIGGSRAMSVSTTSTIATLTATTFVSAGVVADSHDIPRDLVTLTLLVGAVLLVARLLRLGSLVEIINRPVLLGIQVGVGATVAVGQLPKLLGETDATTGQGFVRSVNAVVLAVPQANPATVALSACSIAVLFLFKRFLPRVPAPLIVVAAGILLVAFGGLREAGVALITPVTQAFPLPALPSFAHVFALIPGALAIAVMAFLETTAVARGIRDLDDPRIDNNRELLATAAANLVGGWFQTLPAAGGFSQSAVSKAAGARSQLASIVTVVLALLIGLFLGPVISLLPQATLAALVFVAVFGLIDVRSLVLLWRVSRRDFAIALVTMVIGLTAGLLAAVAVGVLFTLVLVLAALNRPRIRSERDGTVLHVALLGPLYTANVQSTEQAVLDAVDGEEGLTGLVLDCSTLQDISVTVILALRDLDRELAGRHVTMRITGMPPGAREVAERTRWFTELREQGRVE from the coding sequence ATGGGGTCGGGCACGCGACCATCCCGTCCGTCCCGAGCCGGGGCGAGCACGTGGCTGCTCCCCACGCTCGCGGGGTACCGGCGCTCGTCCCTCGGTCGTGACGTCGTGGCGGGGGTATCGGCCGGAGCCGTCGTGGTGCCCCAGGCGATGGCGTACGCCACCATCGCGAACCTCCCGGTCGAGGTCGGCCTGTACACAGCCAGCGTACCGATGCTCGTGTACGCGCTGATCGGCGGGTCGCGCGCGATGAGCGTGTCCACCACCTCCACCATCGCGACGCTGACGGCCACGACGTTCGTCTCGGCCGGGGTGGTCGCGGATTCGCACGACATCCCGCGCGATCTCGTCACCCTCACGCTGCTGGTCGGCGCCGTCCTGCTGGTGGCGCGGCTGCTGCGTCTCGGCTCGCTGGTCGAGATCATCAACCGGCCGGTGCTCCTCGGCATCCAGGTCGGCGTCGGTGCGACGGTCGCCGTGGGCCAGCTGCCGAAGCTACTCGGCGAGACGGATGCGACGACCGGCCAGGGGTTCGTGCGCTCGGTGAACGCCGTCGTCCTCGCCGTCCCGCAGGCGAACCCGGCGACCGTGGCCCTCTCGGCCTGCTCGATCGCGGTGCTGTTCCTGTTCAAGCGGTTCCTCCCGCGCGTCCCGGCGCCGCTGATCGTGGTGGCGGCGGGCATCCTCCTGGTCGCGTTCGGTGGGCTTCGGGAGGCAGGGGTCGCGCTCATCACGCCGGTGACGCAGGCCTTCCCGCTGCCGGCGCTGCCCAGCTTCGCGCACGTCTTCGCGCTCATCCCCGGCGCCCTCGCCATCGCCGTGATGGCCTTCCTGGAGACGACGGCCGTCGCGCGCGGCATCCGCGACCTCGACGACCCCCGGATCGACAACAACCGCGAGCTGCTGGCGACGGCCGCGGCGAACCTCGTCGGCGGATGGTTCCAGACGCTCCCGGCCGCCGGCGGCTTCTCGCAGAGCGCCGTGAGCAAGGCGGCCGGAGCCCGGTCGCAGCTGGCCTCGATCGTCACGGTCGTGCTGGCGCTGCTGATCGGGCTGTTCCTCGGCCCGGTGATCTCCCTGCTGCCGCAGGCGACACTCGCCGCGCTCGTCTTCGTGGCCGTGTTCGGACTGATCGACGTGCGCTCACTGGTGCTGCTCTGGCGGGTGAGCCGGCGCGACTTCGCCATCGCGCTCGTCACGATGGTGATCGGCCTCACCGCCGGACTTCTGGCCGCCGTGGCGGTCGGGGTGCTGTTCACCCTGGTGCTCGTGCTCGCCGCGCTGAACCGCCCTCGCATCCGGAGCGAGCGCGACGGGACGGTGCTGCACGTCGCCCTGCTGGGCCCGCTCTACACCGCGAACGTCCAGTCGACCGAACAGGCGGTGCTGGATGCGGTCGACGGCGAGGAGGGTCTCACCGGGCTCGTGCTCGACTGTTCGACGCTGCAGGACATCTCGGTCACCGTCATCCTCGCCCTGCGCGACCTCGACCGCGAGCTCGCGGGCCGGCACGTGACGATGCGGATCACCGGGATGCCGCCGGGCGCCCGGGAGGTCGCGGAGCGCACCCGGTGGTTCACGGAGCTGCGGGAGCAGGGCCGCGTCGAGTGA
- a CDS encoding mechanosensitive ion channel domain-containing protein, translating to MLATAATPSDAAGFFAGLDQWNVVFALASVIAGVLLGIAVHRGTENLLRRLGGLSPDLVRRVARSPRLVVILLGVGVGVAIAFLGAPIQPVLALAIIVAVIAGLALRGISENFSAGVVLQTRRPFKVGDVVEVAGFTGVVRAD from the coding sequence ATGCTGGCGACCGCGGCGACACCGTCCGACGCGGCCGGGTTCTTCGCCGGCCTGGATCAGTGGAACGTCGTCTTCGCGCTCGCCTCAGTCATCGCCGGCGTACTCCTCGGCATCGCCGTCCACCGAGGGACGGAAAACCTCTTGCGCCGGCTCGGCGGGCTCAGCCCCGACCTGGTCCGCCGTGTCGCGCGCTCCCCCCGGCTGGTGGTCATCCTTCTCGGTGTCGGTGTCGGGGTCGCCATCGCATTCCTCGGCGCACCGATCCAGCCGGTGCTCGCGTTGGCGATCATCGTCGCTGTCATCGCCGGGCTCGCCCTCCGCGGGATCAGCGAGAACTTCTCCGCCGGAGTGGTCCTACAAACCCGGCGCCCGTTCAAAGTCGGCGACGTCGTCGAAGTTGCCGGGTTCACCGGTGTCGTCCGCGCCGATTAA
- a CDS encoding GAP family protein, giving the protein MPQAIGEVLPLAVGIAISPIPIIAAILMLLSPKARSTSVGFLLGWVLGIVVAVVVFTLLAGILPATDPDASKPVAGVIKIILGLLLLLLALRQWRSRPKSGQEPALPKWMDAIDSMTSGRGLGLGFILAAVNPKNLLLAASAGIVIGTAGLSAGEAALVIAIFTVIAAISVFIPVIGYLVAADRMRAPLNALRGWLVAHNAAVMAVLLLVIGVVMIGKGIGSF; this is encoded by the coding sequence GTGCCACAGGCCATCGGCGAGGTACTGCCGCTCGCGGTCGGTATCGCCATCAGCCCCATCCCGATCATCGCCGCCATCCTCATGCTGCTGTCTCCGAAGGCACGCAGCACCAGTGTCGGGTTCCTCCTCGGCTGGGTGCTGGGCATCGTCGTCGCGGTCGTCGTGTTCACCCTGCTCGCCGGGATCCTGCCCGCCACGGACCCGGACGCTTCCAAGCCAGTCGCCGGGGTGATCAAGATCATCCTCGGGCTGCTCCTGCTGCTGCTCGCGCTGCGGCAATGGCGTTCCCGCCCGAAGTCCGGACAGGAGCCCGCGCTGCCGAAATGGATGGACGCGATCGACTCGATGACCTCCGGCCGCGGGCTGGGCCTCGGGTTCATCCTCGCCGCGGTCAACCCGAAGAACCTGCTGCTCGCGGCTTCGGCTGGCATCGTCATAGGCACCGCCGGACTGTCCGCTGGGGAGGCGGCACTCGTCATCGCCATCTTCACCGTCATCGCCGCTATCTCCGTCTTCATCCCCGTGATCGGCTACCTCGTCGCCGCGGACCGGATGCGCGCACCGCTTAACGCGCTCCGCGGCTGGCTGGTCGCCCACAACGCGGCAGTCATGGCCGTGCTGCTGCTGGTCATCGGCGTGGTCATGATCGGCAAGGGGATAGGGAGTTTCTGA
- a CDS encoding solute carrier family 23 protein, giving the protein MVDAQTRSQRRILPGLTGKNLVRELLAGVTLLAIAIPLNIGYAQIAGLPATAGLYALVLPAILYALTVSSRQLVASPDAAAAALVASSVGGLAVSQGNYIALTLAQALIGGVLFLACAFLKLGFLANFLSKPILVGFVGGLALDILVSQVAKMLGVKIDSGGEFLDKVAGLVTGLQKLNGWSVLIAAGALVVLLAGRMVARAVPWALVVLVVGTVIVVVTDAPSAGVSVLGKVQAGPPTLTWPVIDWGQWLAVIPSAIALTLVTMGEGLLVSRSYGERRHYPTRANRDLFAFGLGNLGAGVTGGFFVGSSTSRTAAMDQAGSRTQLPTLVIAVGTLALLIFGTALLEDIPSPAIGAIVAVAVVPVLGIPDFIRLWRLDKFEFAIAAACFLGAVFIGPIAGIVIAFVLAVVNVTRRAANPPIDTLAADGDPADSLLDEAEPDSVTVPGVVVIRLAAPLFFANSTMFEQAVKRAVTTTGAVHVVLDMEAVTDVDVTGAEAWESVQEFLTERGADLALSRVRPGIRDRLAQLEITSGLTYFGTNRAAIAALRTDTPEHA; this is encoded by the coding sequence ATGGTCGACGCGCAGACCCGCTCTCAGCGCCGCATCCTGCCGGGCCTCACGGGGAAGAACCTGGTCCGGGAGCTGCTGGCCGGTGTCACTCTGCTCGCCATCGCCATCCCTCTGAACATCGGGTATGCGCAGATCGCCGGGCTACCCGCGACCGCGGGGCTGTACGCGCTGGTGCTTCCCGCGATCCTGTACGCGCTCACCGTCTCCTCCCGGCAGTTGGTCGCGTCGCCGGATGCGGCGGCCGCGGCCCTGGTCGCCTCCTCCGTCGGGGGCTTGGCGGTCAGCCAGGGCAACTACATCGCCTTGACGCTGGCCCAGGCCCTCATCGGCGGGGTGCTGTTCCTGGCGTGCGCGTTTCTGAAGCTCGGGTTCCTGGCGAACTTCCTCTCCAAGCCGATCCTGGTCGGGTTCGTCGGCGGCCTCGCGCTGGACATCCTGGTGTCGCAGGTGGCGAAGATGCTCGGTGTGAAGATCGACTCCGGAGGGGAGTTCTTGGACAAGGTCGCCGGGCTGGTGACCGGCCTGCAGAAGCTGAACGGCTGGTCGGTGCTCATCGCAGCGGGGGCGCTCGTCGTCCTCCTCGCCGGCCGGATGGTGGCGAGAGCCGTGCCGTGGGCACTGGTCGTGCTCGTCGTCGGCACGGTCATCGTCGTCGTCACCGACGCCCCGTCGGCCGGGGTGTCGGTCCTCGGGAAGGTGCAGGCCGGACCGCCGACGCTGACCTGGCCGGTCATCGACTGGGGACAGTGGCTCGCGGTCATCCCCTCGGCCATCGCATTGACCCTCGTCACGATGGGCGAGGGACTCCTCGTCTCCCGCTCCTACGGGGAACGCCGCCACTACCCGACCCGAGCCAACCGAGACCTGTTCGCGTTCGGGCTGGGCAACCTCGGCGCCGGGGTGACCGGTGGGTTCTTCGTCGGGTCTTCCACCTCCCGCACCGCTGCGATGGATCAAGCCGGGTCGCGCACTCAACTGCCGACCCTGGTGATCGCCGTCGGCACGCTGGCGTTGCTCATCTTCGGCACCGCCCTGCTCGAAGACATTCCCTCGCCGGCGATCGGCGCCATCGTCGCCGTCGCGGTCGTGCCCGTGCTGGGCATTCCAGACTTCATCCGGTTGTGGCGGCTGGACAAGTTCGAGTTCGCCATCGCCGCCGCCTGCTTCCTCGGTGCGGTGTTCATCGGACCGATCGCCGGCATCGTCATCGCGTTCGTCCTCGCGGTGGTCAATGTCACCCGGCGGGCGGCGAACCCGCCGATCGACACGCTCGCCGCCGACGGTGACCCCGCCGACTCCCTCCTCGACGAAGCAGAACCCGACTCGGTCACCGTCCCCGGGGTGGTCGTCATCCGCCTGGCGGCGCCGCTGTTCTTCGCCAACAGCACCATGTTCGAGCAGGCTGTGAAGCGCGCAGTGACCACGACCGGCGCCGTCCATGTTGTCCTGGATATGGAGGCCGTCACCGACGTGGACGTCACCGGCGCGGAGGCGTGGGAGAGCGTTCAGGAGTTCCTCACCGAACGCGGCGCGGACCTCGCTCTCAGCCGGGTGCGGCCAGGCATTCGCGACCGGCTCGCCCAGCTCGAGATCACCTCCGGGCTCACCTACTTCGGCACCAACCGCGCCGCAATCGCAGCGCTCCGCACCGACACCCCCGAGCACGCGTAG
- a CDS encoding VOC family protein — protein sequence MAFSEVIPYLYYEDADAALDWLERVLEFGPSTRWRLGAPVTQEADILIGESRVSITHRPPGVGHGAGALLIVHVDDIDAYRARVSAADSNAPISSVQKQPYGPLTFTVVDPWGYRWNFWQGESDPPTDS from the coding sequence ATGGCGTTCAGCGAAGTGATCCCGTACCTGTACTACGAGGACGCGGACGCCGCGCTCGACTGGCTGGAACGGGTGCTCGAGTTCGGCCCATCCACCCGGTGGCGGCTCGGTGCCCCGGTGACTCAGGAGGCCGACATCCTCATCGGGGAAAGCCGTGTCTCCATCACTCATCGGCCGCCCGGCGTCGGCCACGGCGCCGGGGCTCTGCTCATCGTTCACGTCGACGACATCGACGCCTACCGAGCACGAGTCTCAGCAGCTGACAGCAACGCCCCGATCAGCTCGGTGCAGAAGCAGCCGTACGGGCCGTTGACGTTCACCGTCGTGGACCCGTGGGGTTACCGGTGGAACTTCTGGCAGGGCGAGTCCGACCCGCCCACCGACTCGTGA